A part of Paenarthrobacter sp. A20 genomic DNA contains:
- a CDS encoding winged helix-turn-helix domain-containing protein yields MSVASGYVHISVRNANKAASNAGLRPGFGNRPGYAPAQQGTGQQAPGYVPQGYNPNSYGQLRAVPTAEPAPMTAPTPVIAQSDRLRPVANDNVARGFVLYMGIDEETAAAAGTSIAKLAQEIRAYAQSLVTGAESYAAVAVAPAGAPGSALDVVRSTFGDPTVAARQRTEAARPTPQQESRPSGVLIDLARREVHLDGESLNLTFKEFELLNYLVENGTRTVGRDELLEGLWRNAEEVPNERTIDVHIRRLRSKLGRLANTVRTVRGQGYRFYEHPEVIVWAAPEYSI; encoded by the coding sequence ATGTCAGTTGCATCTGGATACGTCCACATCTCCGTCCGTAACGCCAACAAGGCCGCGTCGAACGCAGGGCTCCGGCCCGGCTTCGGCAACCGCCCCGGCTACGCCCCCGCCCAGCAAGGCACGGGCCAGCAGGCTCCCGGTTATGTTCCACAGGGTTACAACCCCAACTCCTATGGCCAGTTGCGCGCTGTACCTACCGCCGAGCCGGCACCCATGACTGCGCCCACTCCGGTGATTGCCCAGTCCGACAGGCTCCGCCCCGTTGCCAACGACAACGTGGCCCGTGGCTTTGTGCTCTACATGGGCATTGACGAAGAAACCGCAGCGGCAGCCGGCACCTCCATTGCCAAACTTGCCCAGGAAATCCGCGCCTATGCGCAGTCCCTCGTGACCGGCGCTGAGAGCTATGCTGCCGTGGCAGTCGCCCCAGCCGGCGCGCCCGGGTCCGCACTCGACGTCGTGCGTTCTACCTTCGGTGACCCCACCGTCGCCGCACGCCAGCGCACCGAAGCTGCCCGTCCGACGCCCCAGCAGGAATCCCGCCCCTCCGGCGTGCTGATCGATCTCGCCCGCCGCGAAGTGCACCTCGATGGCGAATCCCTGAACCTGACGTTCAAGGAATTCGAGCTCCTCAACTACCTCGTCGAGAACGGTACCCGCACCGTGGGTCGCGACGAACTCCTTGAGGGTCTGTGGCGCAACGCCGAAGAGGTGCCCAACGAGCGCACCATCGACGTCCACATCCGCCGCCTCCGCTCCAAGCTCGGCCGCCTCGCCAACACCGTCCGCACGGTCCGCGGCCAGGGCTACCGCTTCTACGAGCACCCCGAAGTTATTGTGTGGGCCGCTCCGGAATACTCGATCTAA